The Dreissena polymorpha isolate Duluth1 chromosome 10, UMN_Dpol_1.0, whole genome shotgun sequence genome includes a region encoding these proteins:
- the LOC127847212 gene encoding uncharacterized protein LOC127847212 has protein sequence MKVLVVFIVACVAIAVGQDVVIYDSTSRPKCTLINRSARYDCRWHAGLNMADQVIEGGRIIAYRIQWFAGGWSGWFAPGLNDLDIKFNVNASPCALPVKAKSLRRWWSYFYDHIHEFIICKPN, from the exons ATGAAGGTTCTGGTTGTGTTTATAGTTGCttgcgtggccatcgctgtgggACAGGATGTCGTGATTTACGACTCGACCTCTCGG CCTAAATGCACGCTGATTAACCGTTCTGCGAGATATGATTGTCGCTGGCATGCTGGTTTAAACATGGCGGACCAAGTCATTGAGGGAGGTCGCATCATCGCTTACAGAATCCAGTGGTTTGCCGGAGGATGGTCTGGCTGGTTCGCCCCTGGCTTGAACGACCTTGATATTAAGTTCAACGTCAACGCCTCGCCTTGTGCCCTTCCAGTCAAAGCCAAATCGCTGAGAAGATGGTGGTCCTATTTCTACGACCACATTCACGAGTTCATCATCTGTAAGCCGAATTAA